Proteins from a single region of Nakamurella deserti:
- a CDS encoding nucleotide exchange factor GrpE, translating into MSGPMGGPALPAPSASVDELVAGLIAAHDLAMASGPDGSEGGVAVQVQLERTLRAAGVDRVAVAEGDVFDPAFHLAVATEAAPRPDLDRRVAREVRAGWMSAAGILRPAEVVVWMPGTTP; encoded by the coding sequence GTGAGCGGCCCCATGGGCGGCCCCGCGCTGCCCGCTCCCTCGGCGTCCGTGGACGAGCTGGTCGCCGGGCTCATCGCGGCCCACGACCTGGCCATGGCGTCCGGACCCGACGGCAGTGAGGGGGGAGTGGCGGTGCAGGTCCAGCTGGAACGCACCCTGCGCGCGGCGGGTGTCGACCGGGTCGCCGTCGCCGAGGGCGACGTGTTCGACCCGGCCTTCCACCTCGCGGTGGCCACCGAGGCCGCTCCGCGGCCGGACCTCGACCGCCGCGTCGCGCGTGAGGTGCGGGCCGGCTGGATGTCGGCCGCCGGGATCCTGCGGCCCGCCGAGGTCGTGGTCTGGATGCCGGGGACGACGCCGTGA
- a CDS encoding aldehyde dehydrogenase family protein, protein MTDTIAAPALPPTATPPAPVAPVREIRNPATGAVLRTVPEQGAADVDRAVAAAHAAFTTGAWPALTRTERARLLLRCADAVEAGSAALYELETANNGRPITETRAQLSRVPEWFRYNAGLLAAQRDAVLPSDGPYLTYQRRRPLGVCGIITPFNHPLLILARSLSAALATGNTVVVKPSELTPLTTLALVEMLYAAGLPAGVVQVVTGGREAGQALTGHPDIAKITLTGGTEAGRAAAVATASRFARVTAELGGKTPILVFDDVDPVSAAEGAAFAAFVAAGQSCVAGSRFLVQRSVYPAFVTALAARAAAIRIGDPADPRTQLGPLISAVQRDKVAALIAAGLADGATLVTGGGVPELPAPLDEGFYLQPTVLADVANGDRVAQQEIFGPVAVVVPFDTEDEAVAMANDNRFGLGAGVWTDDLARGHRVAERIVAGMVWVNDHHRLEPSLPWGGVKESGTGRDAGTESFDDFTWIKTVVVRIAEDDVDWYGSADPGRLN, encoded by the coding sequence ATGACGGACACCATCGCCGCCCCGGCCCTGCCGCCCACCGCCACGCCGCCGGCGCCGGTCGCGCCGGTGCGCGAGATCCGCAACCCGGCCACCGGAGCGGTGCTGCGCACCGTGCCCGAGCAGGGTGCCGCCGACGTCGACCGTGCCGTCGCCGCCGCCCACGCCGCGTTCACCACCGGTGCGTGGCCGGCGCTGACCCGCACCGAGCGGGCCCGGCTGCTGCTGCGCTGCGCCGACGCGGTCGAGGCGGGTTCGGCCGCCCTGTACGAGCTGGAGACCGCCAACAACGGCCGGCCGATCACCGAGACCCGGGCGCAGCTGTCCCGGGTGCCGGAGTGGTTCCGCTACAACGCCGGACTGCTCGCCGCCCAGCGCGACGCGGTGCTGCCCAGCGACGGCCCGTACCTGACCTACCAGCGGCGCCGCCCGCTCGGCGTCTGCGGCATCATCACCCCGTTCAACCACCCGCTGCTGATCCTGGCCCGCAGCCTGTCCGCGGCCCTGGCGACCGGCAACACCGTGGTGGTCAAGCCGTCGGAGCTGACCCCGCTGACCACCCTCGCCCTGGTCGAGATGCTCTACGCCGCAGGACTGCCCGCCGGTGTGGTGCAGGTCGTCACCGGTGGCCGCGAGGCCGGGCAGGCCCTCACCGGCCATCCCGACATCGCCAAGATCACCCTGACCGGCGGCACCGAGGCCGGTCGCGCCGCCGCCGTGGCCACCGCGAGCCGCTTCGCACGGGTCACCGCCGAACTCGGCGGCAAGACCCCGATCCTGGTGTTCGACGACGTGGACCCGGTGAGCGCCGCCGAGGGGGCGGCGTTCGCCGCCTTCGTCGCCGCCGGCCAGTCCTGCGTCGCCGGATCCCGGTTCCTGGTGCAGCGCAGCGTCTATCCCGCCTTCGTCACCGCACTCGCGGCCCGGGCGGCGGCCATCCGGATCGGCGACCCGGCCGACCCCCGCACCCAGCTCGGCCCGTTGATCAGCGCGGTGCAGCGTGACAAGGTCGCGGCGCTGATCGCGGCCGGCCTGGCCGACGGCGCCACCCTCGTCACCGGTGGCGGCGTGCCGGAGCTGCCCGCACCGCTGGACGAGGGGTTCTACCTGCAGCCGACCGTGCTCGCCGACGTCGCCAACGGTGACCGCGTCGCCCAGCAGGAGATCTTCGGCCCGGTGGCCGTCGTCGTGCCGTTCGACACCGAGGACGAGGCCGTCGCGATGGCCAACGACAACCGCTTCGGGCTCGGCGCCGGCGTGTGGACCGACGACCTCGCCCGCGGACACCGCGTCGCCGAGCGCATCGTCGCCGGCATGGTCTGGGTCAACGACCACCACCGGCTGGAGCCGTCGCTGCCCTGGGGCGGGGTCAAGGAGTCCGGCACCGGCCGCGACGCCGGCACCGAGTCCTTCGACGACTTCACCTGGATCAAGACCGTCGTCGTCCGCATCGCCGAGGACGACGTCGACTGGTACGGCTCGGCGGACCCCGGCCGCCTCAACTGA
- a CDS encoding helix-turn-helix domain-containing protein — MTEAPSDELRRWLSAVETLSAAVTSGRDLTDVLDLVAATARDLLGFDFCAVLIPDEPARTLVITGWSGLSVAYVERVNADRPVRLDAADPVLAPSSRAFRSGAPVTIDDIADEPDFPWSGVAREQGYRSMVSVPLRSGPAVVGTLNGYYVTAHRFSDQELERLALLANHAAIALASATLLTRLSRLNASLRDQRDLLHRSEEIHEQLLVVSVRGGGVPGLARSLSGLVERAVLIEDARGDILASAGDPAALPGDADRAGGDADRAGGDADAPHTAWDVRPVELDGETVARLWWPREPPLSALDRRAVDHAAVVVSLELARLRTGQEAEYRLRGELLADLLAGVPVDEVRERATRLGHDLDRPHVAVVGRVTGTAGSGTALQRALRAVSALAATEKPRPLVAVHRGDLVVLWPAPDDERPGAPDGGPAAAIRRTMAAAAPGATTTVAVAGSPTPRDHTRAYRTARGSLDLAVRAGRTGTVLTLDDLGVTGLLLQLDDPAQLLAFADRTLGPVRRHDAERGTQLLRTLRTHLDSGLHRAETARRAHVHVNTVAQRLHRIETLTGLDLTAPATLVEIGAAMTLLEVAGVGG, encoded by the coding sequence ATGACCGAGGCGCCGTCCGACGAGCTCCGCCGCTGGCTCAGCGCGGTGGAGACCCTCAGCGCCGCGGTGACCAGCGGCCGGGACCTCACCGACGTCCTCGACCTGGTCGCGGCGACGGCTCGGGACCTGCTCGGCTTCGACTTCTGCGCGGTCCTCATCCCCGACGAGCCGGCCCGGACGCTGGTCATCACCGGCTGGAGCGGGCTGAGCGTGGCCTACGTCGAACGGGTCAACGCCGACCGGCCGGTCCGGCTGGACGCCGCCGACCCGGTGCTCGCCCCGTCGAGCCGCGCTTTCCGGTCCGGCGCCCCGGTGACCATCGACGACATCGCCGACGAACCGGACTTCCCGTGGAGCGGCGTCGCCCGTGAGCAGGGCTACCGCTCGATGGTGTCGGTGCCGCTGCGCTCCGGCCCCGCGGTCGTCGGCACCCTGAACGGCTACTACGTCACCGCGCACCGCTTCTCCGACCAGGAGCTGGAGCGGCTGGCCCTGCTGGCCAACCACGCCGCGATCGCCCTCGCCTCGGCGACGTTGCTGACCCGGTTGAGCCGGCTCAACGCGTCGCTGCGGGACCAACGCGACCTGCTGCACCGGTCGGAGGAGATCCATGAGCAGCTGCTGGTGGTCTCGGTCCGCGGCGGCGGTGTGCCGGGGCTCGCCCGGTCGCTGTCCGGCCTGGTGGAGCGGGCGGTGCTCATCGAGGATGCGCGCGGCGACATCCTCGCGTCGGCGGGCGATCCCGCCGCCCTGCCCGGTGACGCCGACCGGGCCGGGGGCGACGCCGACCGGGCCGGGGGCGACGCCGACGCGCCGCACACCGCCTGGGACGTCCGGCCGGTCGAGCTGGACGGCGAGACCGTGGCCCGGCTGTGGTGGCCGCGGGAGCCACCGCTGTCGGCGCTGGACCGGCGGGCGGTGGACCATGCCGCGGTGGTGGTGTCGCTGGAGCTCGCCCGGCTGCGGACCGGCCAGGAGGCGGAGTACCGGTTGCGCGGTGAACTGCTCGCCGATCTGCTGGCCGGCGTCCCGGTCGACGAGGTGCGGGAGCGGGCGACCCGGCTCGGACACGATCTCGACCGGCCGCACGTCGCCGTGGTCGGGCGGGTCACCGGCACGGCCGGTTCCGGGACGGCGCTGCAGCGGGCGCTGCGGGCGGTGAGCGCGCTGGCCGCCACCGAAAAGCCGCGTCCGCTGGTCGCGGTGCACCGCGGCGATCTCGTCGTGCTCTGGCCGGCGCCGGACGACGAACGACCCGGTGCCCCCGACGGCGGCCCCGCGGCCGCGATCCGCCGCACGATGGCCGCCGCCGCCCCGGGGGCGACCACGACGGTGGCGGTCGCCGGCTCACCGACACCCCGCGACCACACCCGGGCCTACCGGACGGCGCGGGGATCGCTGGACCTCGCGGTCCGGGCCGGGCGGACCGGCACCGTCCTGACGCTGGACGACCTCGGGGTCACCGGGCTGCTGCTGCAGCTGGACGATCCGGCCCAGCTGCTGGCCTTCGCCGACCGCACCCTGGGCCCGGTCCGCCGGCACGACGCCGAGCGCGGCACCCAGTTGCTGCGGACCCTGCGTACCCACCTGGACAGCGGGCTGCACCGGGCCGAGACGGCCCGCCGGGCCCACGTGCACGTCAACACCGTCGCCCAGCGGCTGCACCGCATCGAGACGCTGACCGGTCTCGACCTGACCGCACCCGCCACGCTGGTCGAGATCGGCGCGGCGATGACCCTGCTCGAGGTCGCCGGCGTCGGCGGCTGA
- a CDS encoding dynamin family protein, which produces MTVPTTPAPLLDAVRRVCHEILRSTRPDLDPGLHRTGHDVLAGLGEPLRLAVAGRVKAGKSTLVNALVGRMVAPTRAGECTRVVTWYRYGSPDRAEIVRRDGARIPLAFTGRLPEELGMPVREIDHLEVHLQSGTLRHLTLIDTPGLATTNTGHEESTRRALLGGVDTDPRTGAPDAPPAPDPADGPAAASVRATSQADAVLYLFRDAERRHEVDFLRDLQDSFGTLGPSATTVAGLLSHADLAGGDPWGGTDPFAVAAAQARRLAGERSAELGAVVPVAGLLAQTARTGRLREDDARRLAALAAVDPVLLQLAGQGTLPPGVDQAGFDALLALLGPHGVVAGRSRAGRGAGELIGWLEDVSGIRAVEELIHRQFLRRAHALKADRALIRLERAATGPGRGIVQAIVEAARQSPELHPIRQLRALGLLMRAAPGSPLRAELTHLVDAGSDTEMLGAPPGTAPQQLVAAARDAGARAQARVGFATSPAEAEAARVVARSYLLLARRQEPATAGRGPW; this is translated from the coding sequence GTGACCGTCCCCACCACCCCCGCACCGCTGCTCGACGCGGTCCGCCGGGTCTGCCACGAGATCCTCCGCAGCACCCGGCCCGATCTGGACCCCGGTCTGCACCGCACCGGTCACGACGTCCTCGCCGGACTCGGCGAGCCGCTGCGGCTGGCCGTGGCCGGGCGGGTCAAGGCCGGCAAGTCCACCTTGGTCAACGCCCTCGTCGGCCGGATGGTCGCGCCGACCCGCGCGGGGGAGTGCACCCGCGTGGTCACCTGGTACCGCTACGGCTCGCCGGACCGGGCCGAGATCGTCCGACGGGACGGCGCCCGGATCCCGTTGGCGTTCACCGGACGGCTGCCCGAGGAGCTCGGGATGCCGGTCCGGGAGATCGATCACCTCGAGGTGCACCTGCAGTCGGGGACGCTGCGCCACCTGACCCTCATCGACACCCCGGGCCTGGCGACCACGAACACCGGCCACGAGGAGAGCACCCGCCGGGCGCTGCTCGGCGGCGTGGACACCGACCCCCGCACCGGCGCCCCGGACGCGCCGCCCGCACCGGATCCCGCCGACGGCCCCGCCGCGGCCTCGGTCCGGGCCACTTCGCAGGCCGACGCGGTGCTGTACCTGTTCCGCGACGCCGAGCGCCGCCACGAGGTCGACTTCCTCCGCGACCTGCAGGACTCCTTCGGCACGCTCGGGCCGTCCGCGACCACCGTCGCCGGGCTGCTGTCACACGCCGACCTGGCGGGCGGCGACCCGTGGGGCGGCACCGACCCGTTCGCCGTCGCCGCAGCGCAGGCCCGCCGGCTGGCCGGTGAACGGTCCGCCGAGCTCGGCGCCGTCGTCCCGGTCGCCGGTCTGCTCGCCCAGACCGCGCGCACCGGACGGCTCCGCGAGGACGACGCCCGCCGCCTCGCCGCGCTGGCCGCCGTCGACCCGGTGCTGCTGCAGCTCGCGGGTCAGGGCACCCTGCCCCCCGGGGTCGACCAGGCCGGCTTCGACGCGTTGCTCGCGCTGCTCGGCCCGCACGGCGTGGTCGCCGGCCGGTCCAGGGCCGGTCGAGGCGCGGGCGAACTCATCGGCTGGCTGGAGGACGTCTCGGGGATCCGCGCCGTCGAGGAACTGATCCACCGTCAGTTCCTGCGGAGGGCGCACGCCCTCAAGGCCGACCGCGCGTTGATCCGGTTGGAACGCGCGGCGACCGGACCCGGCCGCGGCATCGTGCAGGCCATCGTGGAGGCGGCCCGGCAGAGCCCTGAGCTGCATCCCATCCGGCAGCTGCGGGCCCTCGGCCTGCTGATGCGGGCCGCGCCCGGATCGCCGCTGCGCGCCGAACTCACGCATCTGGTCGACGCCGGCTCCGACACGGAGATGCTCGGTGCCCCGCCGGGCACCGCCCCGCAGCAGCTGGTCGCCGCGGCCCGGGACGCCGGTGCCCGGGCGCAGGCCCGGGTCGGGTTCGCCACCTCACCCGCCGAGGCCGAGGCGGCCCGGGTCGTCGCACGGTCCTACCTGCTACTGGCCCGCCGGCAGGAACCGGCGACCGCCGGACGGGGACCGTGGTGA
- a CDS encoding RNA polymerase sigma factor: MLPDVTESALVARARAGDGQAFAELVGRHRTHIWAVCVRITHHGSDAEDALQEALTAAWQHLDKFRGDAKFSTWLHRIAANAALSVVRRRRDVLVDEFELEDPTTDRYREFDERDRVQTALRQVPPDFRAALVLREYGGLSYDEIAVHQGIPVATVKTRLNRARKALTEALAVPG; encoded by the coding sequence GTGCTGCCAGACGTCACCGAGAGCGCCCTGGTGGCCCGCGCCCGGGCGGGCGACGGGCAGGCGTTCGCCGAGCTGGTGGGCCGGCACCGGACCCACATCTGGGCCGTGTGTGTGCGGATCACCCATCACGGGTCCGACGCCGAGGACGCTCTGCAGGAGGCGCTGACCGCCGCCTGGCAGCACCTGGACAAGTTCCGCGGGGACGCGAAGTTCTCCACCTGGCTGCACCGGATCGCCGCCAACGCCGCCCTGTCGGTCGTGCGCCGACGGCGGGACGTCCTCGTGGACGAATTCGAGCTGGAGGACCCCACCACCGACCGGTACCGCGAGTTCGACGAGCGCGACCGGGTGCAGACCGCGCTGCGGCAGGTGCCGCCGGACTTCCGGGCCGCCCTGGTGCTGCGGGAGTACGGCGGTCTGTCCTACGACGAGATCGCCGTCCACCAGGGCATCCCGGTGGCCACGGTCAAGACCCGGCTGAACCGGGCCCGCAAGGCGCTCACCGAGGCACTGGCCGTACCCGGCTGA
- a CDS encoding dynamin family protein, with product MTGIRLDQPTRTALFGATKLLKERGLPDLARFALQRLQPGRQAAPVVVVVGEVKRGKSSLVNALLGTPGLSPVGVDVATDCFLRFTPPQEELPAGTARVVLAGGSETIPTAEIAAWAAVGGTHTEPRGDEPLVRGVEVGVDARWAPGLELVDTPGLGGLRGAHADIARDSADWASLLVFVSDCGQPLTAGELGYLAGLSAHVDGVVLVMTKKDLYPAGWREVAAENRRLLRAHAPRFAEVDIVVVSSTLAATAARVGEPATAEALLAASGIPELGALLSARAGDADRTAAANALRTVRTGLDQVTAQLELRRRAAAGSAELLGDLRAERARLEHLADQQSRWNLDLDRDMGTVRAQAIAMAQREFGAVRDRWTALIATDRRAMLAGGRRQLMAEISAELEAAAGRVAAAFYRALYAMVHQLFADVAAADTVFRAVSPELGRLQPAPRPLRPSGVSRLDPSLVTTAFFGVSMAKGMFGAAAGASLLSPLILPLAGGWLAVNVTYRVVKGGRTQLQTWLAESVQAVQAEVVTTTDNVIRDFRPEIVVGFREFLAAATAAVRSSLREAEAAATADRREREQRTAAVDRHLAVVEAQRQEVDRALAAVLTRPPRQIPAGAGTSGAAAASHDPTTGPPGTRAAGERP from the coding sequence GTGACCGGCATCCGGCTGGACCAGCCCACCCGGACCGCGCTGTTCGGGGCGACGAAGCTGCTCAAGGAGCGCGGCCTCCCCGATCTCGCCCGGTTCGCGTTGCAGCGGCTGCAACCCGGCCGGCAGGCCGCCCCCGTGGTCGTCGTGGTCGGTGAGGTCAAGCGCGGCAAGAGTTCACTGGTGAACGCACTCCTCGGCACGCCGGGCCTGTCCCCGGTGGGCGTGGACGTCGCGACCGACTGCTTCCTGCGGTTCACCCCGCCGCAGGAGGAGCTCCCGGCCGGCACCGCCCGGGTGGTCCTGGCCGGTGGGTCCGAGACGATCCCGACCGCGGAGATCGCGGCGTGGGCCGCGGTCGGCGGCACCCACACCGAGCCGCGCGGCGACGAACCACTGGTCCGCGGGGTGGAGGTCGGCGTCGACGCCCGGTGGGCACCGGGACTCGAGCTGGTCGACACCCCGGGGCTCGGTGGGCTGCGCGGCGCGCACGCCGACATCGCCCGCGACTCCGCGGACTGGGCGTCGCTGCTGGTGTTCGTCAGCGACTGCGGCCAGCCGTTGACCGCCGGTGAGCTGGGCTACCTGGCGGGGCTGTCGGCCCACGTCGACGGTGTGGTCCTGGTCATGACGAAGAAGGACCTGTACCCGGCCGGGTGGCGGGAGGTCGCCGCGGAGAACCGCCGGCTGCTGCGCGCGCACGCCCCGCGGTTCGCGGAGGTGGACATCGTGGTGGTCTCCAGCACGTTGGCCGCGACCGCGGCCAGGGTCGGGGAGCCGGCGACCGCGGAGGCGCTGCTCGCCGCGTCCGGTATCCCGGAGCTCGGTGCACTGCTGTCCGCCCGGGCCGGTGACGCCGACCGGACCGCGGCGGCGAACGCGCTGCGGACGGTCCGTACCGGACTGGACCAGGTGACCGCCCAGCTGGAGCTCCGGCGCCGGGCCGCCGCCGGCTCCGCGGAGCTGCTCGGCGACCTGCGGGCGGAGAGGGCCCGCCTGGAACACCTGGCCGACCAGCAGAGCCGGTGGAACCTCGACCTCGACCGCGACATGGGCACCGTGCGCGCGCAGGCCATCGCGATGGCCCAGCGCGAGTTCGGCGCCGTCCGCGACCGCTGGACCGCGCTCATCGCCACGGACCGCCGGGCCATGCTGGCCGGTGGTCGGCGCCAGCTGATGGCGGAGATCTCGGCCGAGCTCGAGGCGGCCGCCGGCCGGGTCGCCGCGGCCTTCTACCGGGCGCTGTACGCCATGGTCCACCAGCTCTTCGCCGACGTCGCCGCCGCCGACACGGTGTTCCGGGCGGTCTCACCGGAGCTCGGGCGCCTGCAGCCCGCACCGCGGCCGCTGCGTCCCAGCGGCGTCAGCCGACTCGATCCCTCGCTGGTCACCACCGCGTTCTTCGGGGTCAGCATGGCCAAGGGCATGTTCGGCGCGGCGGCCGGGGCGTCCCTGCTCAGCCCCCTCATCCTGCCGCTGGCCGGCGGCTGGCTGGCCGTCAACGTCACCTACCGGGTGGTCAAGGGGGGCCGGACCCAGCTGCAGACCTGGTTGGCCGAATCCGTGCAGGCGGTGCAGGCCGAGGTGGTCACCACCACCGACAACGTGATCCGCGACTTCCGTCCCGAGATCGTCGTCGGGTTCCGGGAGTTCCTGGCCGCCGCCACGGCGGCGGTGCGCTCGTCGCTGAGGGAGGCCGAGGCCGCCGCGACCGCGGACCGCCGGGAACGCGAGCAGCGGACGGCCGCCGTCGACCGGCACCTGGCCGTCGTCGAGGCGCAGCGCCAGGAGGTGGACCGGGCGCTGGCGGCGGTGCTGACCAGGCCACCCCGGCAGATTCCGGCGGGTGCGGGAACATCCGGGGCGGCTGCGGCATCCCATGACCCGACGACCGGCCCTCCCGGTACGCGCGCGGCAGGAGAACGACCATGA
- a CDS encoding Hsp70 family protein, with product MTAPHPPWTLAVDFGTSNTAAAYRLGSGPVQPVRLSDQAEQVPSAVLALDTGITVGGAAVRAARLDPQRFEPTPKRRIGEGEILLGPHEWPVTRLIAAVLAHVAQKARWMAGGAPPRQLVLTCPQQWAQGRRGLLVRAAAEAGFDPATVVLVTEPVAAATWYAATQPVPPGRCVAVFDFGGGTCDVAVLRAEPGRLGDFTVLAADGVDPLGGELLDVRLLTWTLEQLRAGGNGEMADALAAPENLGALITLKEQVRHAKHELSEYESARIPVAVGTRQAVVTITSAEFDRLVEADIDEAVALTRRTLVASGQTPADLHALYLTGGSSHLRSVHRKLTELLGRPPATFDDPKLVVAQGALLAPVAARSPQPGPPPPAVTGAATGPFAAPVRPVAGPPPPTAGPTPPGPTAPGPTAPVPQSVPSAAPDAAGSRRPRWLVPAIAAALVAVLAVVVVLVTRRGGDDPRVLSTGTTTVGGTTADVTTVSNTAAGTTGSPVVSTTTSAGPVQRCPNGTTVPADDTCPTDKPVNCWDASTAPSADLCPALEGQAALEWIFPAADGWTRSCTPYEKEKYVGELEVYECHVEELAQTTIFLSRWDAADTAKGQFTTNGGEPVDFRLEGDGDTGSALEWTQRVDVPNDDGTTSPVTERAVAYKSVPYSMLVYFNDPDGVGAQSEQAWMAGALFQSPESIDLRGAV from the coding sequence GTGACCGCGCCGCACCCACCGTGGACGCTCGCCGTCGACTTCGGCACGTCGAACACCGCTGCCGCCTACCGCCTGGGCTCCGGGCCGGTGCAGCCCGTCCGGTTGTCCGACCAGGCCGAGCAGGTGCCGTCCGCGGTGCTCGCACTGGACACCGGGATCACCGTCGGCGGCGCCGCGGTCCGGGCCGCCCGGCTGGACCCGCAGCGCTTCGAACCGACCCCCAAGCGGCGGATCGGCGAGGGCGAGATCCTCCTCGGTCCGCACGAGTGGCCGGTCACCCGGCTGATCGCGGCCGTCCTGGCCCACGTCGCGCAGAAGGCGCGCTGGATGGCCGGTGGTGCGCCGCCCCGGCAGCTGGTGCTGACCTGCCCGCAGCAGTGGGCCCAGGGCCGCCGTGGCCTGCTGGTGCGCGCGGCCGCGGAGGCCGGCTTCGACCCGGCCACCGTCGTGCTCGTCACCGAGCCGGTCGCCGCCGCCACCTGGTACGCCGCGACCCAGCCGGTCCCGCCCGGGCGGTGCGTCGCCGTCTTCGACTTCGGCGGTGGGACCTGCGACGTCGCGGTGCTGCGGGCCGAGCCCGGGCGGCTGGGGGACTTCACCGTGCTGGCCGCCGACGGCGTGGACCCGCTGGGCGGTGAGCTGCTCGACGTCCGGTTGCTGACCTGGACGCTGGAGCAGTTGCGCGCCGGTGGGAACGGCGAGATGGCCGACGCCCTCGCCGCACCCGAGAACCTGGGCGCCCTGATCACCCTCAAGGAGCAGGTCCGGCACGCCAAGCACGAGCTCAGCGAGTACGAGAGCGCCCGGATCCCGGTGGCGGTCGGCACCCGGCAGGCGGTCGTGACCATCACCAGCGCCGAGTTCGACCGGCTGGTGGAGGCCGACATCGACGAGGCCGTCGCGTTGACCCGGCGCACGCTGGTGGCGTCCGGACAGACCCCGGCCGATCTGCACGCGCTGTACCTGACCGGCGGGTCGTCGCACCTGCGGTCGGTGCACCGCAAGCTCACCGAGCTGCTCGGCCGCCCGCCCGCCACCTTCGACGATCCCAAGCTGGTGGTCGCCCAGGGGGCCCTGCTGGCCCCGGTCGCCGCCCGCTCCCCGCAGCCCGGACCGCCGCCCCCCGCGGTGACCGGCGCCGCCACCGGGCCGTTCGCCGCCCCGGTGCGGCCGGTCGCCGGTCCGCCCCCACCCACGGCGGGACCGACTCCACCGGGACCGACCGCACCGGGGCCGACCGCACCGGTACCGCAGTCGGTGCCGTCGGCCGCTCCGGACGCGGCCGGATCCCGGCGGCCACGCTGGCTGGTCCCGGCGATCGCGGCGGCGCTGGTGGCGGTCCTGGCCGTCGTCGTGGTCCTGGTGACCCGACGCGGCGGCGACGATCCCCGCGTGCTGTCGACCGGCACGACCACCGTCGGTGGGACCACCGCGGACGTGACCACGGTCAGCAACACCGCGGCGGGCACCACCGGTTCCCCGGTGGTCTCGACCACCACGTCCGCCGGGCCGGTGCAGCGCTGCCCGAACGGCACCACCGTCCCCGCCGACGACACCTGCCCGACCGACAAGCCGGTCAACTGCTGGGACGCCAGCACCGCCCCGAGCGCCGACCTGTGCCCCGCGCTGGAGGGGCAGGCGGCTCTGGAGTGGATCTTCCCGGCCGCCGACGGCTGGACCCGCAGCTGCACTCCGTACGAGAAGGAGAAGTACGTCGGCGAGCTGGAGGTCTACGAGTGCCACGTCGAGGAACTGGCCCAGACGACGATCTTCCTGTCCCGGTGGGACGCGGCGGACACCGCGAAGGGCCAGTTCACCACCAACGGCGGGGAGCCGGTCGACTTCCGGCTCGAGGGCGACGGCGACACCGGGTCGGCCCTGGAGTGGACCCAGCGCGTCGACGTCCCCAACGACGACGGCACCACCAGCCCGGTCACCGAGCGGGCCGTCGCGTACAAGTCGGTGCCGTACTCGATGCTGGTCTACTTCAACGACCCCGACGGTGTCGGCGCCCAGTCCGAGCAGGCCTGGATGGCGGGCGCACTGTTCCAGTCGCCCGAGAGCATCGACCTGCGCGGCGCCGTCTGA
- a CDS encoding DUF3592 domain-containing protein yields MLAWIVTGMMLLLAIGMWRNDMVIDAAPVRTTATVLTVSALSTGIEFVDDTGVSQRPPDGVLYPGGLRVGQEFVVEYAADDPTLARVAGRSAVNGLVMPVGVVVATWVLAGPLLWWLRSRDARTAGGTPVRRRRGPLRRRAAAG; encoded by the coding sequence GTGCTGGCCTGGATCGTCACCGGGATGATGCTGCTGCTGGCGATCGGGATGTGGCGCAACGACATGGTCATCGACGCGGCGCCCGTCCGGACCACCGCCACCGTGCTCACCGTGTCGGCGCTGAGCACCGGCATCGAGTTCGTCGACGACACCGGTGTCTCGCAGCGCCCGCCGGACGGCGTGCTCTATCCCGGGGGGTTGCGGGTCGGTCAGGAATTCGTGGTCGAGTACGCCGCCGACGACCCGACGCTGGCCCGGGTGGCCGGCCGGTCGGCGGTCAACGGGCTGGTGATGCCGGTGGGCGTCGTCGTGGCCACCTGGGTGCTGGCCGGTCCGCTGCTGTGGTGGCTGCGGTCCCGCGACGCACGGACCGCCGGCGGCACCCCGGTCCGCCGGCGTCGGGGGCCGCTGCGCCGACGGGCCGCCGCCGGCTGA